In the Brachyhypopomus gauderio isolate BG-103 chromosome 4, BGAUD_0.2, whole genome shotgun sequence genome, one interval contains:
- the bbs5 gene encoding BBSome complex member BBS5 isoform X1 — protein MAGVLDALWEDRDVRFDITPQQMKTRAGEVLIDCLDSVEDTKGNNGDRGRLLVTNLRIIWHSVALPRVNLSVGYNSVINITTRTANSKLRGQTEALYILTKSNNTRFEFIFTNVVPGSPRLFTSVIAVHRAYETSKMYRDLKLRAALIQNKQLRLLPREQVYDKINGVWNLSSDQGNLGTFFITNVRIVWHANMNESFNVSIPYLQIRSIRIRDSKFGLALVIESSQQTGGYVLGFKIDPMDKLQDAVKEINSLHKVYSANPIFGVEYEMEEKPQPLDELTVEQPPDDVEIEPDEQTDAFTAYFADGNKQQDREPVFSEELGLAVEKLKEGFTLQGLWEVMG, from the exons ATGGCGGGCGTATTAGACGCGCTATGGGAGGACAGAGATGTTCGGTTTGATATTACACCACA ACAGATGAAAACCAGAGCTGGAGAAGTGCTGATCGACTGTCTGGACTCTGTGGAAGACACGAAGGGGAACAACGGCGATAGAG GAAGACTCCTAGTGACCAACTTAAGAATCATCTGGCATTCTGTCGCTTTGCCAAGGGTTAACTTGT CTGTGGGATACAATTCTGTCATAAACATCACCACAAGAACAGCAAATTCT AAACTGAGAGGGCAAACTGAAGCTCTCTACATCTTGACCAAATCTAATAATACAAGATTTGAGTTTATATTCACCAATGTAGTTCCTGGCAGCCCAAGACTCTTCACATCTGTTATTGCTGTTCACAG AGCATACGAGACCTCCAAAATGTACAGAGATCTCAAATTAAGAGCAGCTCTGATTCAGAACAAACAGTTGAGACTACTGCCACGGGAGCAAGTTTATGACAAAATAAATGGAGTTTGGAATTTATCCAGTGATCAG GGTAACCTCGGCACATTTTTCATAACCAATGTGAGGATAGTGTGGCATGCAAACATGAATGAGAGCTTCAACGTCAGCATCCCCTACTTACAGATT CGTTCCATAAGGATTAGAGATTCAAAGTTTGGACTCGCACTAGTCATTGAGAGCTCTCAACAG ACAGGAGGGTATGTACTAGGTTTCAAAATCGATCCAATGGACAAGTTACAGGACGCGGTGAAAGAAATAAATTCTCTTCACAAAGTGTACTCTGCAAACCCAATTTTTGGAGTTGAGTACGAGATGGAGGAAAAG CCTCAGCCACTGGATGAGCTAACGGTGGAACAGCCTCCTGATGACGTGGAGATCGAGCCAGATGAGCAGACTGATGCTTTCACG GCTTATTTTGCTGATGGCAACAAG CAACAAGACCGGGAGCCAGTATTCTCTGAGGAGCTTGGTTTAGCAGTGGAGAAGTTAAAAGAAGGCTTCACTCTACAGGGACTCTGGGAAGTCATGGGCTGA
- the bbs5 gene encoding BBSome complex member BBS5 isoform X2: MKTRAGEVLIDCLDSVEDTKGNNGDRGRLLVTNLRIIWHSVALPRVNLSVGYNSVINITTRTANSKLRGQTEALYILTKSNNTRFEFIFTNVVPGSPRLFTSVIAVHRAYETSKMYRDLKLRAALIQNKQLRLLPREQVYDKINGVWNLSSDQGNLGTFFITNVRIVWHANMNESFNVSIPYLQIRSIRIRDSKFGLALVIESSQQTGGYVLGFKIDPMDKLQDAVKEINSLHKVYSANPIFGVEYEMEEKPQPLDELTVEQPPDDVEIEPDEQTDAFTAYFADGNKQQDREPVFSEELGLAVEKLKEGFTLQGLWEVMG, translated from the exons ATGAAAACCAGAGCTGGAGAAGTGCTGATCGACTGTCTGGACTCTGTGGAAGACACGAAGGGGAACAACGGCGATAGAG GAAGACTCCTAGTGACCAACTTAAGAATCATCTGGCATTCTGTCGCTTTGCCAAGGGTTAACTTGT CTGTGGGATACAATTCTGTCATAAACATCACCACAAGAACAGCAAATTCT AAACTGAGAGGGCAAACTGAAGCTCTCTACATCTTGACCAAATCTAATAATACAAGATTTGAGTTTATATTCACCAATGTAGTTCCTGGCAGCCCAAGACTCTTCACATCTGTTATTGCTGTTCACAG AGCATACGAGACCTCCAAAATGTACAGAGATCTCAAATTAAGAGCAGCTCTGATTCAGAACAAACAGTTGAGACTACTGCCACGGGAGCAAGTTTATGACAAAATAAATGGAGTTTGGAATTTATCCAGTGATCAG GGTAACCTCGGCACATTTTTCATAACCAATGTGAGGATAGTGTGGCATGCAAACATGAATGAGAGCTTCAACGTCAGCATCCCCTACTTACAGATT CGTTCCATAAGGATTAGAGATTCAAAGTTTGGACTCGCACTAGTCATTGAGAGCTCTCAACAG ACAGGAGGGTATGTACTAGGTTTCAAAATCGATCCAATGGACAAGTTACAGGACGCGGTGAAAGAAATAAATTCTCTTCACAAAGTGTACTCTGCAAACCCAATTTTTGGAGTTGAGTACGAGATGGAGGAAAAG CCTCAGCCACTGGATGAGCTAACGGTGGAACAGCCTCCTGATGACGTGGAGATCGAGCCAGATGAGCAGACTGATGCTTTCACG GCTTATTTTGCTGATGGCAACAAG CAACAAGACCGGGAGCCAGTATTCTCTGAGGAGCTTGGTTTAGCAGTGGAGAAGTTAAAAGAAGGCTTCACTCTACAGGGACTCTGGGAAGTCATGGGCTGA
- the col28a2a gene encoding collagen, type XXVIII, alpha 2a — protein MCHQLRWLLVLAGLLGVYAQEYYEERAAGKRPRVKGHPAALTQKHDGQAILDEDCGLDLAVLVDSSENAKGHHQREKQSAMDIVDGLGSIRLETGRRLSWRVAVLQYSSHVVTEQTLKQWRGMEPFKSNVAPMIHIGHGTYTTYAITNATRIFMEESSPDRIKIALLYTDGVAHPRNPDIFSATADAKNQGVKFFTIGITHTAKEPANVAQLRLLASTPASRFLHNLQDINITEKILTEIAQLADEGCPRVQKCACEKGEKGTAGPAGKKGRPGEDGAPGPKGQKGEGGLSGLPGREGTEGKPGYKGEKGDRGECGTPGIKGDRGPEGPLGTRGTRGLQGLPGPQGDIGPEGPLGKKGERGAPGPPGLQGETGIGLPGPKGDVGLQGRLGPPGPPGIGESGPPGPQGPQGVQGEKGPQGEGFPGPKGDRGPEGPRGPRGQPGVGIKGEKGEFGPPGHTGPVGLPGLGIQGEKGVEGPRGPPGNRGPPGEGLPGPKGDQGLPGEIGSPGDRGIGDPGPKGEPGAAGLAGLPGLPGEDGAPGQKGEPGVPGLRGPEGVAGIGTQGEKGDQGQRGIRGLPGPPGISGPSGAKGEPGITGRLGMPGLPGRAIAGPKGDLGHPGPPGPIGETGYGLPGPKGDRGGPGPPGPFGPKGEGFPGPVGPPGLPGLPGEPGPEGIGFPGPKGDVGFRGLPGLPGPPGEGLPGPPGNTGRSGPPGPVGPPGEGIQGHKGDQGPQGVTGPRGPAGEGLPGAKGDRGHQGERGLKGVKGDMGDSGEPGLAGRPGIKGEMGLTREDIIKLIKEICGCGIKCKERPMELVFVIDSSESVGPENFEIIKDFVTALVDRVTVGRNATRIGLVLYSLDVHLEFNLARYMTKQDVKQAIRKMPYMGEGTYTGTAIRKATQEAFYSARNGVRKVAIVITDGQADKREPVKLDMAVREAHATNIEMYALGIVNTSDPTQAEFLKELNLIASDPDSEHMYLIDDFNTLPALESKLVNQLCEDENGALIYNRITNGVNGHNGYRHNGFDNHADVLYGNNGYGITHQTELERTQVNSQSHVRNRGDTFTLPINPAPLNTRVEVEEDYYEGEDLDLSSRVQVGSKVTVVNKTPVPPIKPVDEGNKLSSTHVSTSSLPSSSSSSSSSSSFSSSSGTITSTSVTHPVINTAPLDPRCSLNLSQGTCRNYIIRWYYDKQANACAQFWYGGCDGNENRFDSEADCKKTCVLTSTVG, from the exons ATGTGTCACCAGCTGCGCTGGCTGCTGGTGCTGGCCGGCTTGCTCGGTGTCTACGCGCAGGAATACTATGAGGAGAGGGCTGCTGGGAAGAGACCCAGGGTCAAAGGGCATCCTGCAGCTTTAACACAGAAACATGATGGACAAG CCATCctggatgaggactgtggtctGGACTTGGCGGTCCTTGTGGACAGCTCCGAAAACGCCAAAGGCCACCACCAGCGGGAGAAGCAGTCCGCCATGGACATCGTGGACGGGCTGGGCAGCATCCGCCTGGAGACGGGCCGCAGGCTGAGCTGGCGCGTGGCGGTCCTGCAGTACAGCAGCCACGTGGTGACGGAGCAGACGCTCAAGCAGTGGAGGGGCATGGAGCCCTTCAAAAGCAACGTGGCCCCCATGATCCACATAGGACACggcacctacaccacctacgcCATCACCAACGCCACCAGAATCTTCATGGAGGAGTCCAGTCCCGACAGAATTAAGATCGCACTGCTGTACACAGACGGGGTCGCCCACCCGAGGAACCCCGACATCTTCTCCGCCACGGCTGATGCTAAGAACCAGGGAGTGAAGTTCTTCACCATCGGCATCACCCACACCGCCAAAGAGCCAGCCAACGTAGCCCAGTTGAGGCTGCTGGCCAGCACGCCAGCCTCACGCTTCCTCCACAACCTGCAGGACATCAACATCACAGAGAAGATACTCACTGAGATT GCTCAGCTTGCTGATGAAGGG TGTCCCAGGGTTCAGAAATGTGCATGTGAGAAGGGCGAGAAAGGAACTGCAGGCCCAGCC GGAAAGAAAGGTCGTCCAGGTGAAGATGGAGCCCCTGGGCCTAAAGGTCAAAAG GGAGAGGGCGGTCTGAGTGGACTTCCTGGTCGCGAGGGCACAGAA GGGAAACCTGGCTACAAAGGAGAAAAG GGAGATCGAGGTGAATGTGGCACACCAGGAATCAAGGGTGACAGG GGTCCAGAGGGTCCTCTTGGCACAAGAGGAACCAGAGGTTTGCAG GGTTTGCCAGGACCACAGGGTGACATTGGACCAGAAGGCCCACTGGGAAAGAAG GGCGAGCGTGGTGCACCTGGTCCTCCAGGCCTCCAGGGTGAAACAGGAATTGGACTTCCTGGGCCAAAG GGCGACGTGGGACTTCAGGGCAGATTAGGTCCTCCCGGCCCACCAGGGATTGGAGAATCGGGGCCCCCT GGACCTCAAGGTCCACAGGGTGTGCAAGGGGAGAAAGGACCACAGGGAGAAGGATTTCCTGGACCTAAG GGTGACCGTGGACCCGAGGGGCCAAGAGGGCCAAGGGGACAGCCAGGCGTTGGAATCAAAGGAGAAAAG GGCGAGTTTGGGCCTCCAGGTCACACCGGCCCTGTTGGGCTCCCAGGTCTTGGTATCCAGGGAGAGAAG GGTGTAGAAGGTCCACGCGGTCCTCCAGGAAACAGAGGCCCCCCAGGAGAGGGCCTCCCTGGACCAAAG GGTGACCAAGGACTCCCAGGAGAGATTGGCAGCCCAGGAGACAGAGGGATCGGAGATCCAGGACCAAAG GGTGAACCAGGAGCGGCAGGACTGGCAGGCTTACCTGGGCTTCCTGGAGAAGATGGAGCCCCGGGCCAAAAG GGTGAGCCCGGCGTGCCAGGCCTGAGGGGACCAGAAGGAGTCGCAGGAATTGGCACACAAGGAGAAAAA GGAGACCAAGGCCAGCGTGGCATTAGGGGATTACCGGGCCCGCCTGGTATTTCCGGGCCCTCTGGGGCCAAG GGAGAGCCGGGAATAACAGGGCGACTAGGCATGCCCGGACTTCCTGGGCGTGCTATTGCAGGACCGAAG GGTGATTTGGGACATCCTGGTCCTCCTGGGCCAATTGGGGAAACAGGCTATGGACTGCCAGGGCCAAAG GGTGACCGTGGTGGTCCTGGGCCTCCTGGTCCTTTTGGCCCAAAAGGTGAAGGATTTCCTGGACCGGTG GGCCCTCCAGGTCTCCCAGGGCTTCCTGGTGAGCCCGGGCCAGAGGGCATCGGTTTCCCGGGACCAAAG GGTGATGTGGGTTTCCGAGGGTTACCAGGTCTGCCAGGACCACCAGGCGAGGGACTGCCGGGCCCACCG GGCAACACAGGAAGGTCAGGGCCACCAGGACCAGTTGGGCCCCCAGGAGAGGGAATTCAAGGCCACAAA GGAGACCAGGGGCCCCAGGGTGTCACCGGACCAAGGGGCCCGGCAGGAGAAGGACTCCCAGGTGCTAAG GGTGATAGGGGTcaccagggagagagaggactgaAGGGCGTTAAAGGAGACATGGGTGACTCTGGAGAACCTGGGCTAGCT GGAAGACCTGGAATAAAAGGGGAAATGGGTCTCACT CGAGAGGATATCATTAAACTGATCAAAGAAATCTGCG GATGTGGTATCAAGTGTAAGGAGAGGCCCATGGAGCTGGTGTTTGTGATTGACAGCTCAGAGAGCGTGGGCCCTGAGAACTTTGAGATCATTAAGGACTTCGTGACAGCACTGGTGGACCGTGTCACCGTAGGCCGTAACGCCACCCGGATCGGCCTCGTCCTCTACAGCCTGGACGTGCACCTGGAGTTCAACCTGGCACGCTACATGACCAAGCAGGACGTCAAGCAGGCCATCCGGAAGATGCCCTACATGGGTGAAGGAACCTACACAGGCACAGCCATCCGCAAGGCCACGCAGGAGGCGTTCTACAGCGCCCGCAACGGCGTGCGCAAAGTGGCCATCGTCATCACCGACGGGCAGGCGGATAAACGAGAACCCGTGAAGCTGGACATGGCCGTACGCGAGGCCCACGCCACTAATATTGAGATGTACGCTCTGGGCATCGTCAACACCTCGGACCCCACCCAGGCGGAGTTCCTCAAGGAACTTAACCTCATTGCTTCTGACCCGGACAGCGAGCACATGTATCTCATCGATGACTTCAACACATTGCCTG CTTTGGAATCTAAGCTCGTGAACCAGTTGTGTGAGGATGAGAATGGAGCACTCATCTACAACCGCATCACCAACGGTGTCAACGGGCACAATGGATACAGGCACAATGGCTTTGATAACCATGCAGATGTCTTATATGGGAATAACGGTTATGGAATTACACACCAGACAGAGCTGGAAAGAACCCAGGTTAACAGTCAGAGCCACGTCAGAAACAGAGGAGACACGTTCACTTTACCAATCAACCCTGCACCTCTTAATACTCGG GTCGAGGTGGAGGAAGACTACTATGAAGGAGAAGATTTAGACCTAAGCTCACGTGTACAAGTGGGCAGCAAAGTAACTGTTGTCAATAAAACACCTGTCCCACCCATAAAGCCTGTGGATGAGGGCAACAAACTGTCTTCCACCCATGTGTCAACATCATCACTGCcttcgtcatcatcatcatcatcatcatcatcatctttctCCTCCTCATCGGGAACCATCACCTCTACTTCAGTGACCCATCCTGTTATAAACACAG CTCCTCTGGATCCTCGCTGCTCCCTGAACCTGAGCCAGGGCACCTGCAGAAACTACATTATTCGTTGGTATTATGACAAACAGGCAAATGCCTGTGCACAGTTCTGGTACGGTGGCTGTGATGGTAACGAGAACCGCTTTGACTCTGAAGCTGATTGCAAGAAAACTTGTGTTCTCACAAGTACAG TGGGCTAA
- the LOC143512416 gene encoding coiled-coil domain-containing protein 89 gives MTSPQRNPKDLKTMIIDTKQDMDDVHQALEKLRGLSHEERTEADMLHSRIDEQSSLICVLKQRADEMLQRCQALEHINGELESLQGAVQAELEGERQRSALLEQRFMDLAANHRELIGFKDEYKRRNAELAKESMRLREENEKLFSKELQMKEETVLKLTHELRDLAEQHRHLEKEYQNKTVGFQMKIKELMNQHQIKEASLQDELQNTRKQLKNAEEMCAEMDLKLRQSCERGMMKEAETREKLEELVKEKNELLELSMQRGKIIQDKQVEIQDLERKNQEAELARKDAENRFKREAAVVNVELRVTTLQRALQRAQDTCHALKKDFEAYKKHSSDLLAKEMELNAKLRHMII, from the exons ATGACATCTCCTCAAAGAAACCCAAAAGACCTCAAAACGATGATCATAGACACCAAACAG GACATGGACGATGTCCACCAAGCCCTGGAGAAGCTGAGGGGACTTTCGCACGAGGAGAGGACCGAGGCAGATATGCTGCACTCCAGGATCGATGAGCAGTCCAGCCTGATCTGCGTCCTGAAGCAGCGGGCGGACGAGATGCTCCAGCGCTGCCAGGCCCTGGAGCACATCAACGGGGAGCTGGAGAGCCTTCAGGGCGCCGTGCAGGCCGAGCTGGAGGGCGAGCGCCAGAGGTCGGCACTGCTGGAGCAGAGGTTCATGGACCTCGCCGCCAATCACCGGGAGCTGATCGGCTTCAAGGACGAATACAAGAGGCGGAACGCCGAGCTGGCCAAGGAGAGCATGAGGCTCCGGGAGGAGAATGAGAAGCTGTTCAGTAAAGAGCTCCAGATGAAGGAGGAGACCGTACTCAAGCTGACCCACGAGCTGAGGGATCTCGCCGAGCAACACAGACACTTGGAGAAAGAATATCA GAACAAAACGGTTGGGTTCCAGATGAAGATAAAGGAGTTGATGAATCAGCATCAGATTAAAGAAGCCTCCTTGCAGGATGAGCTGCAGAACACTCGCAAACAGCTGAAGAACGCAGAGGAGATGTGTGCAG AGATGGATCTGAAACTCAGGCAAAGCTGTGAAAGAGGCATGATGAAGGAAGCAGAAACACGAGAGAAGCTTGAAGAACTTGTGAAGGAGAAGAATGAGTTGCTGGAACTTTCCATGCAAAGAGGGAAAATTATACAG GATAAACAAGTGGAAATCCAGGATTTGGAGAGGAAGAACCAGGAAGCAGAACTTGCCAGGAAAGATGCAGAGAACAG GTTCAAGAGGGAAGCTGCAGTGGTGAACGTAGAACTTCGGGTGACGACCCTCCAGCGAGCTCTCCAGCGAGCACAGGACACATGCCACGCTCTTAAGAAG GACTTTGAAGCTTATAAAAAGCACAGCAGTGACTTGCTGGCAAAGGAAATGGAGCTAAATGCTAAACTTCGTCACATGATCATCTGA